A part of Neodiprion pinetum isolate iyNeoPine1 chromosome 4, iyNeoPine1.2, whole genome shotgun sequence genomic DNA contains:
- the LOC124216389 gene encoding maltase 1-like yields MLSQLAILFIGLASALGCRTGTEIVSNQDWWKTTAFYQIYPRSFKDSDGDGVGDLNGVTSKLDHLVDAGVGALWISPIYPSPMADFGYDISNFVDIDPLFGTLDDFDALVARAKQLNLKVILDFVPNHSSDEHEWFKKSVRREDPYTDYYIWRDGKNPDDTGKYEPPNNWLSTFQGSAWEWNEERGQFYLHQFVKGQPDLNYRNANLRKEMENVLSFWLKRGVEGFRIDAINHMFEDDRFLDEPSSNNANVSAGYYDSLNHIYSKDQPETYDVLQSWRDLLDKYAQESNTDTKVIMTEGYANTDLVMQYYTHGSNIPFNFGFITNTRSGSTAAEFKSVIDSWLDSMPENYVANWVTGNHDQRRVASRYGSNRADQMSIVCLILPGISVTYNGDEIGMLDGEISWVDSVDPAACNTDAEHFEQYSRDPERTPYQWDSTTSAGFSTSSTTWLPVNRNYVSLNLAAQKAVSHSHYHVYQAMTALRKLPIFKRGSLSVEVLADNVLAITRSVTGATPIVALVNCAESSVSINVKNSIAVLDQMTVYTSSVSSGITPGRNVTTSSVQLPAATTIVLTSPRLYQIVHGA; encoded by the coding sequence ATGCTGTCCCAGCTAGCAATATTGTTCATCGGACTGGCAAGCGCTCTCGGTTGCCGCACTGGAACCGAAATCGTATCGAATCAAGATTGGTGGAAAACTACCGCCTTCTATCAAATCTATCCAAGAAGTTTCAAGGACAGCGATGGGGACGGTGTAGGGGATTTGAACGGCGTCACGAGTAAACTGGATCATCTGGTGGATGCAGGTGTTGGTGCTCTTTGGATATCCCCAATTTACCCGAGCCCAATGGCTGACTTTGGTTACGACATATCGAACTTCGTGGACATCGATCCGCTGTTCGGGACCCTAGACGACTTCGACGCACTTGTTGCAAGGGCAAAGCAGCTTAACCTCAAAGTTATTCTTGACTTTGTGCCAAATCACAGCTCTGACGAGCACGAGTGGTTTAAGAAAAGCGTTCGACGCGAGGATCCGTACACAGACTACTACATTTGGCGTGATGGAAAGAATCCAGATGATACCGGGAAGTATGAGCCACCGAACAATTGGCTTAGTACCTTTCAAGGATCTGCTTGGGAATGGAATGAAGAAAGAGGCCAGTTCTATCTTCACCAGTTTGTGAAAGGTCAGCCTGACCTCAACTATAGGAATGCGAATTTGAGGAAGGAGATGGAAAACGTTCTCTCATTCTGGCTGAAACGAGGCGTTGAAGGATTCCGCATTGACGCCATAAACCACATGTTCGAGGATGATCGATTCCTCGATGAACCTTCGTCCAACAACGCGAACGTTTCAGCAGGATATTACGATTCTCTCAATCATATATACTCCAAAGACCAGCCCGAGACCTATGATGTCCTTCAGTCCTGGAGAGATTTGCTGGATAAATATGCCCAGGAATCGAATACCGACACGAAGGTCATTATGACCGAAGGATACGCGAACACGGATCTCGTGATGCAGTACTACACTCACGGCTCCAACATTCCTTTCAATTTCGGATTCATTACCAACACCAGAAGCGGTTCAACCGCTGCAGAGTTCAAGAGTGTAATCGATAGCTGGCTCGATAGCATGCCGGAAAACTACGTGGCGAATTGGGTGACAGGTAACCATGATCAACGCAGGGTAGCGTCGAGGTACGGCTCGAATCGCGCTGATCAAATGTCAATCGTTTGTCTGATCCTACCTGGAATCTCAGTAACATACAACGGAGACGAAATCGGCATGCTCGACGGGGAAATATCCTGGGTTGACTCTGTCGATCCTGCAGCTTGTAACACAGATGCAGAACACTTCGAGCAGTACTCTCGGGATCCAGAGAGGACTCCGTACCAATGGGACAGCACAACGAGCGCTGGGTTCTCCACCAGCTCGACAACCTGGCTTCCGGTGAATCGCAACTACGTAAGCCTCAATCTTGCTGCACAGAAGGCTGTGAGCCACTCGCACTACCACGTGTACCAGGCCATGACGGCTCTCAGGAAGTTGCCTATATTCAAACGAGGGTCCTTGAGCGTGGAAGTTCTCGCTGATAACGTCCTTGCTATTACGCGATCGGTCACGGGGGCCACTCCGATCGTCGCTCTTGTCAATTGCGCCGAATCAAGCGTGAGCATCAACGTCAAAAACAGCATCGCGGTTCTAGATCAAATGACCGTGTATACGTCGAGCGTTTCGTCCGGCATCACTCCCGGCAGAAATGTTACTACTTCCAGCGTACAACTTCCGGCTGCTACCACCATAGTATTGACCTCTCCAAGGCTATATCAAATCGTCCACGGAGCTTAG